From the Bacillus sp. (in: firmicutes) genome, one window contains:
- the fosB gene encoding metallothiol transferase FosB, whose protein sequence is MKMYPINHICISVSNLEQSILFYEQVFQAKLLVKGRQTAYFDVKGKWLALNEQPDISREEIYQSYTHIAFSINLEELEKVRNRLNQLGVQLEPGRKRHPRDRKSIYFRDPDGYLYEFHTGTLKERLEYYRDEKPHMTFFE, encoded by the coding sequence ATGAAGATGTATCCTATCAATCATATTTGTATTTCCGTTTCCAATCTTGAACAATCCATCCTGTTTTATGAGCAAGTGTTTCAAGCAAAGCTGCTTGTGAAAGGGCGACAAACAGCGTATTTCGATGTAAAGGGGAAATGGTTGGCACTCAATGAACAACCCGATATTTCACGAGAAGAGATTTACCAATCGTATACCCATATTGCCTTCTCTATTAATCTAGAAGAATTAGAAAAAGTGAGAAACCGTTTAAATCAATTAGGTGTTCAACTCGAACCAGGAAGAAAACGTCATCCTCGGGATCGCAAATCCATCTATTTTCGTGATCCTGATGGATATCTATATGAATTCCATACAGGTACATTGAAAGAACGGCTCGAGTATTACCGTGATGAAAAGCCGCATATGACATTTTTTGAGTAG
- a CDS encoding cupin domain-containing protein produces the protein MAQIFKKVDQEWIKEEEKVRDYLEQQGVIYERWNIEKLPKALKDKFYLTDEEKEEILQVFKQEIDDISKRRGYKAYDVISLSKDTPNLEQLLENFKKEHHHTDDEVRFIVSGHGIFAIQGKDGHFFEVHLEPGDLISVPENVRHYFTLAEDRQVVAVRIFVTEEGWVPIYEKENVQA, from the coding sequence ATGGCGCAAATTTTTAAAAAAGTAGACCAAGAATGGATCAAAGAGGAGGAAAAAGTACGAGATTACTTGGAACAGCAAGGAGTCATTTATGAACGATGGAATATTGAAAAGCTACCGAAAGCGTTGAAGGATAAGTTTTACTTAACAGATGAAGAAAAAGAAGAAATTCTTCAAGTTTTTAAACAGGAAATTGATGATATTTCCAAACGTCGTGGCTACAAAGCGTATGATGTCATTTCTTTGTCGAAAGATACTCCAAATTTAGAGCAGCTGTTAGAAAACTTTAAAAAAGAACACCATCATACGGACGATGAAGTGCGATTTATTGTAAGCGGCCACGGAATTTTTGCGATTCAAGGGAAGGATGGTCACTTTTTTGAAGTACATTTGGAACCAGGGGATTTAATTTCCGTTCCAGAAAATGTCCGTCACTACTTTACGTTAGCGGAAGACCGTCAAGTTGTAGCGGTACGTATTTTTGTCACTGAAGAAGGTTGGGTCCCGATTTATGAAAAGGAAAATGTACAAGCATAA
- a CDS encoding two-component sensor histidine kinase has translation MKKWMKPFLYYLILVLLPTCIFLFFYWDYRYDVEKGKQWEHAKWVASIHKNQIDQFIGETEASLEILSLTINPIDGNKEEIQATLEQAAEKDPRYGGLLVVDPNGTVLRSTTHENAFVTYQNKEYFQTLLKTKRTVVSPQPEYFPKGQLVFAVAAPIIQSNNVIGAVIAHIRIDYLQNIINILTPEEDVQIVYHNNQIIHTSAKETVVSIVLENIPWQIVVESELSLSDVNKSTIFYGLCVFTCLHILYLISQNIYIKRQAQKERIQNEAQKLELIGTLAASTAHEIRNPLTGIQGLVQLLSEKYRDPQDQFYFSVIHKEIDRINQIVSEFLILGKPTIQKVETIDLRKIITDINPIIRSEANLYNIIYNFKMPAEHVLVKCTKDQMKQVILNITRNAFEAMDAGGTLNLELEKWSDHCTITIQDSGVGIPKDQLDKIFEPFFTSKECGTGLGLVVCKRIIQSFNGVISIESEVGRGTIVTISLPLEKSKND, from the coding sequence ATGAAAAAATGGATGAAACCATTTCTTTATTATCTCATTCTAGTATTACTTCCAACGTGTATCTTTCTTTTTTTTTACTGGGATTACCGATATGATGTTGAAAAAGGGAAACAATGGGAACATGCCAAATGGGTCGCTTCTATTCATAAAAACCAAATCGACCAATTTATCGGAGAAACCGAAGCTAGTTTAGAAATATTATCATTAACCATTAATCCAATAGATGGTAATAAGGAGGAAATTCAGGCAACGTTAGAGCAAGCGGCGGAAAAGGATCCACGATACGGGGGGCTCCTTGTTGTGGATCCAAATGGAACCGTTCTCAGAAGTACAACCCACGAAAATGCGTTTGTTACATATCAGAATAAGGAGTACTTTCAAACATTGCTTAAAACAAAAAGAACCGTTGTTTCCCCACAACCTGAATATTTTCCAAAAGGACAATTAGTTTTTGCTGTTGCGGCTCCGATCATACAATCCAACAACGTCATTGGTGCGGTAATCGCTCATATACGAATTGACTATCTCCAAAATATTATAAACATCTTAACTCCTGAGGAAGATGTTCAAATTGTTTATCATAACAACCAAATCATTCACACAAGCGCAAAGGAAACAGTTGTGTCGATTGTGCTCGAGAATATACCTTGGCAAATTGTTGTGGAATCGGAGCTATCATTATCCGATGTGAACAAATCAACCATTTTTTATGGTTTGTGCGTGTTTACTTGTTTACATATCCTCTACTTAATCAGTCAAAACATTTATATTAAGCGACAAGCTCAAAAGGAACGGATCCAAAATGAAGCTCAAAAACTGGAGCTTATCGGTACATTAGCTGCTAGCACAGCCCATGAAATTCGTAATCCGTTAACAGGTATTCAAGGTCTTGTACAGCTGTTAAGCGAAAAATATCGAGATCCGCAAGATCAATTTTATTTTTCGGTCATTCATAAAGAAATTGATCGAATCAATCAAATTGTGAGTGAATTTTTAATATTAGGAAAACCGACCATTCAAAAGGTAGAGACGATCGATTTAAGAAAGATTATTACTGATATCAATCCAATTATTCGCTCTGAAGCTAATCTATATAACATCATATACAACTTTAAAATGCCTGCTGAACATGTTCTGGTTAAATGTACAAAAGATCAAATGAAACAAGTTATTTTAAATATTACCCGAAATGCCTTTGAAGCGATGGATGCCGGTGGGACGCTAAACTTAGAATTGGAGAAATGGAGTGACCATTGCACGATTACGATTCAAGATAGTGGTGTCGGTATACCGAAAGACCAGCTCGATAAAATTTTTGAACCATTTTTTACATCAAAAGAATGTGGAACAGGGCTTGGGTTAGTGGTTTGTAAACGGATTATCCAATCGTTCAATGGGGTCATTTCTATTGAAAGTGAAGTAGGGCGAGGAACGATAGTGACAATTTCACTCCCTCTAGAGAAATCTAAAAATGACTAA
- a CDS encoding 2,3-diketo-5-methylthiopentyl-1-phosphate enolase — translation MSYLIATYKMRGKPGSFLKKAEQIALGMTVGSWTNLPLLEKEQLKKHKGEVLSVEEVGLEKGETEKVTGYVRIGYPIVNITTDFPSILTTVFGKLSLDGEIKLVDVSFPDELFPSFPGPRFGIKKIREGLQVLDRPLVMSIFKGVIGRDLPYLLSQLKEQALGGVDLVKDDEILFQNDLTPFEQRIVEGKKVLNHVYEETGHRTWYAVHLSGRTKDIIDRARRASELGADVLLFNVFTYGLDILQQLTEDDEVNVPIMAHPAFSGALTSSLIFGLSHSLLLGKLLRYAGADFSLFPSPYGSVALKKEEALHIRDELVKNHVYKRTFPVPSAGIHPGLVPALIHDFGYDQVINAGGGIHGHPQGAQGGGRAFRQAIEAVLQNKPLQEAANEHPELQEALSLWGTVEVTSS, via the coding sequence ATGTCCTATCTTATTGCTACTTACAAAATGAGGGGAAAGCCCGGTTCGTTTTTGAAAAAGGCCGAACAGATTGCACTTGGTATGACAGTTGGTTCTTGGACGAATTTACCTTTGCTTGAAAAAGAACAACTGAAAAAGCACAAAGGTGAAGTTCTTTCAGTGGAAGAAGTTGGACTTGAGAAAGGAGAGACAGAAAAAGTAACTGGTTATGTCCGAATTGGGTATCCTATCGTTAATATTACGACCGATTTTCCTTCCATCTTAACGACTGTGTTTGGGAAGCTTTCATTAGACGGAGAAATCAAATTAGTGGATGTATCGTTTCCGGATGAATTATTTCCGTCATTCCCAGGCCCGCGTTTTGGAATCAAGAAAATTCGAGAGGGGTTACAAGTATTGGATCGACCACTTGTGATGAGCATTTTTAAAGGGGTGATTGGCCGCGACTTACCATACCTGTTGTCGCAACTAAAAGAACAAGCGCTTGGTGGTGTGGACTTAGTAAAAGATGATGAAATTTTGTTCCAAAATGACCTTACGCCTTTTGAACAGCGGATTGTTGAAGGGAAGAAGGTGCTAAATCATGTGTATGAAGAAACAGGACATCGAACGTGGTATGCGGTTCATCTTTCTGGTCGGACAAAAGACATCATTGACCGGGCGAGACGTGCATCTGAATTAGGGGCAGATGTGTTGTTATTCAATGTATTTACGTATGGGTTGGATATTTTACAGCAGCTAACTGAAGACGATGAAGTGAACGTCCCAATTATGGCACATCCTGCTTTTAGCGGAGCATTGACTTCTTCCCTCATTTTTGGTTTGTCCCATTCTCTTTTACTTGGAAAGTTGTTGCGCTATGCCGGAGCAGATTTTTCCCTCTTTCCATCTCCATATGGTTCGGTTGCGCTCAAAAAAGAAGAAGCGCTCCACATTAGAGATGAATTAGTGAAAAATCACGTGTATAAACGTACATTCCCGGTCCCATCGGCAGGGATTCATCCCGGTTTGGTACCTGCTCTAATCCATGATTTTGGGTATGATCAAGTCATTAATGCAGGTGGTGGCATCCATGGTCATCCACAAGGAGCACAAGGAGGTGGAAGGGCGTTTCGACAAGCGATAGAGGCTGTTTTGCAAAATAAGCCGTTACAGGAAGCAGCAAATGAGCATCCAGAATTGCAAGAAGCGTTATCCCTTTGGGGGACAGTGGAGGTGACATCATCATGA
- a CDS encoding pyridoxal phosphate-dependent aminotransferase, whose protein sequence is MKSKRVTLIKNSEWNVKKVENLTIYEPSQIIQQLPKQFFANLVKQVSANVAQGHDVINLGQGNPDLPTPAHIVEKMQEAVQNPLNHKYAPFRGFDYLKEAVATFYKQEYGVKIDPKHEVAVLFGGKAGLVQLPICLLNPGDIALLPDPGYPDYLSGLAMARASYELMPLREESQFLPEFDFINPHVLEKAKLMFLNYPNNPTGATADLSFFEETVRLAEKHRICVVHDFAYGAIGFDGQKPISFLQAEGAKEVGIEIYTLSKTYNMAGWRVAFAIGNRSVIQALEQYQDHMYVSLFGAIQEAAAHALLSSQQAVRDLVQTYEKRRNTLIEAAHQIGWNVTQPKGTFFAWLNVPNGYTSMEFFQLLLEKAHVAVAPGVGFGQYGEGYVRVGLLAEEKRLVEAIERMDALRLFKS, encoded by the coding sequence ATGAAAAGCAAAAGAGTTACCTTGATTAAAAATAGCGAATGGAATGTGAAGAAGGTGGAAAATTTGACTATTTATGAACCATCACAAATAATCCAACAATTACCGAAGCAATTTTTCGCTAATTTAGTGAAACAAGTAAGCGCAAATGTTGCCCAAGGGCATGATGTCATAAATTTAGGCCAAGGGAATCCTGATTTACCCACTCCAGCGCATATCGTCGAAAAAATGCAAGAAGCGGTTCAAAATCCATTGAATCATAAATATGCACCTTTTCGAGGATTTGATTATTTGAAAGAAGCAGTGGCGACCTTTTACAAACAAGAATATGGGGTAAAGATCGATCCGAAACATGAGGTGGCTGTTCTTTTTGGAGGGAAAGCTGGACTCGTTCAATTACCTATTTGTCTATTAAACCCTGGCGATATTGCCCTTCTTCCGGACCCCGGGTATCCAGACTATTTATCTGGACTAGCGATGGCCAGAGCATCTTACGAGTTGATGCCTCTTCGGGAAGAGTCTCAATTTCTACCGGAATTTGATTTTATAAATCCTCATGTACTTGAAAAAGCAAAACTCATGTTTTTAAACTATCCGAACAATCCAACAGGGGCGACCGCTGATCTCAGCTTTTTTGAAGAAACGGTACGCTTAGCGGAAAAGCATCGAATTTGTGTTGTGCACGACTTCGCATATGGAGCGATCGGCTTTGATGGACAAAAGCCGATTAGCTTTTTACAGGCAGAAGGGGCGAAAGAAGTTGGCATTGAAATTTATACATTGTCAAAAACATACAATATGGCTGGCTGGCGGGTCGCTTTTGCAATTGGCAATCGCTCCGTCATTCAAGCTCTTGAGCAATATCAAGACCATATGTATGTGAGTCTTTTCGGTGCGATTCAAGAAGCTGCCGCCCACGCGCTTCTTTCCTCCCAACAGGCGGTGAGAGACCTGGTACAAACGTACGAAAAACGGAGAAATACGTTGATTGAAGCTGCTCATCAAATTGGCTGGAATGTAACTCAACCGAAAGGCACTTTTTTTGCCTGGCTGAATGTGCCGAATGGCTATACTTCTATGGAGTTTTTCCAATTGTTATTAGAAAAAGCTCATGTCGCTGTGGCTCCGGGAGTTGGATTTGGACAATATGGGGAAGGGTACGTGCGTGTAGGACTGTTAGCAGAAGAAAAACGACTAGTGGAAGCCATTGAACGAATGGATGCACTCCGTTTATTTAAATCGTAG
- a CDS encoding methylthioribulose 1-phosphate dehydratase, with translation MTIFQEKWNELADIKDELAERDWFMGTSGNLSIKVTDDPLLFYVTASGKDKRKRTDEDFLLVNEFGKAVEKTHLRPSAETLIHCEIYRKTKAGCSLHVHTIANNVISELYGNQGHISFSGQELIKAFDMWEEDAVLTIPIIYNYADLKRLAKEFSQHVSADKGAVLIRNHGITTWGKNGFEAKKILEACEFLFQYQLALHQVRSNVSFASSKLAL, from the coding sequence ATGACCATCTTTCAAGAAAAATGGAACGAGTTAGCTGATATCAAAGATGAATTAGCGGAACGGGATTGGTTTATGGGGACAAGTGGAAATTTGTCTATCAAAGTGACGGATGACCCTCTCTTATTTTATGTAACAGCAAGCGGTAAAGATAAGCGCAAGCGGACCGATGAAGACTTTTTACTCGTCAATGAATTTGGAAAAGCGGTCGAAAAAACGCATTTACGTCCATCAGCAGAAACGTTGATTCATTGCGAGATTTATCGGAAAACAAAGGCTGGATGCAGTTTGCACGTGCACACCATCGCTAACAATGTGATTTCCGAATTATACGGAAATCAAGGTCATATTTCTTTTAGCGGCCAAGAATTAATTAAAGCGTTTGACATGTGGGAAGAAGACGCCGTGTTAACCATTCCGATTATTTATAATTATGCCGATCTAAAAAGGCTTGCGAAAGAATTTAGTCAACACGTATCAGCAGATAAAGGTGCGGTGTTAATTCGTAATCACGGGATTACCACTTGGGGCAAAAATGGGTTTGAAGCAAAAAAAATATTAGAAGCTTGCGAGTTTTTGTTTCAATATCAATTAGCGTTACACCAAGTTCGCTCGAACGTTTCTTTTGCTTCTTCTAAATTAGCTCTTTAA
- a CDS encoding MarR family transcriptional regulator encodes MELNENIQKSLKLYIVLSRAFRSVTDYTNQYIQQNGLNPTEFAVLELLYHKGHQPLQQIGEKILLASGSITYVVDKLEKKGYLERVACPNDRRVTYGQITEKGKQFIEDIFPAHAERIHQMMSVLTDEEKDEAIRLLKRLGIETSKRS; translated from the coding sequence ATGGAATTAAACGAAAACATTCAAAAATCACTCAAACTGTACATTGTGCTTTCACGTGCATTTCGGTCTGTAACAGACTACACGAACCAATATATCCAGCAAAATGGATTAAATCCAACCGAATTTGCAGTGTTAGAGCTTCTCTATCATAAAGGACATCAACCATTGCAACAAATTGGGGAAAAAATATTACTCGCAAGCGGAAGTATTACCTATGTCGTAGACAAGCTTGAGAAAAAAGGCTATTTAGAACGGGTAGCTTGTCCGAACGACCGTCGTGTAACGTATGGTCAAATTACCGAAAAAGGAAAGCAATTTATTGAGGATATTTTTCCAGCTCATGCAGAACGTATTCATCAAATGATGTCTGTTTTAACGGACGAAGAGAAAGATGAAGCGATTCGCTTATTAAAACGATTAGGAATTGAAACAAGCAAACGTTCGTAA
- a CDS encoding aspartyl-phosphate phosphatase Spo0E family protein, whose amino-acid sequence MIYEKRKEMIELGIKYGFTNDLTIQCSQELDQLLNEYYFSSLKQRIKKKNSA is encoded by the coding sequence ATGATTTACGAGAAGCGAAAAGAAATGATTGAGTTAGGAATTAAATATGGATTTACTAATGACCTCACGATTCAGTGCAGTCAAGAGCTGGATCAACTGTTAAATGAATATTATTTTTCTTCCTTAAAACAACGGATAAAAAAGAAAAATAGTGCTTAA
- a CDS encoding bifunctional metallophosphatase/5'-nucleotidase: MIYSKSETTVTILFTSDIHGHVLTSTNGESCFGLSKVATLLKSIQLKAENVLTIDNGDLIQGTPLTYYFAKRLKNKPNPMVLLLNELQYDAAIIGNHEFNYGKAIINQAISQSNFPWLSANIVHHRTKETYFGTPYIVKEFPSGIKVAVLGVTTKLIPQWERTEHIESLAFEDAVESTKRWVQYIHEIEQPDLMVVAYHGGFERDIHTGERLERDTGENQAYAMCQSVDGIDVLLTGHQHRELVGEVNGVTVIQAGSNGRLLGEVSVTFNKIHHEWHIHQKSANIYSVKHVKEDQQCLQLIKYYQEETNRWLNESIGKVIGDMRISNPFDVRLKEHPYIEFINKVQMEATGVNISCTALFTEKGKGLPANVKVNDIISNYIYPNTLVVLRVTGKDIKEALEKSASYFVLNEDGSIEVSRHFSYPKPQHYYYDMWEGIEYVINISRPIGERIESLTINGAPLQMDKEYDVVMNNYRASGGGNYHMFEGKERIKEVQLDVTELLIEYFMEHKEVEATVNNNWKVVW, encoded by the coding sequence ATGATCTATTCTAAATCGGAAACGACCGTAACCATTCTTTTTACGAGTGATATACACGGACATGTACTTACTTCTACGAACGGAGAGAGCTGCTTCGGTCTCAGTAAAGTGGCGACACTTTTAAAATCTATTCAATTAAAAGCAGAAAATGTATTAACGATCGATAACGGTGACTTAATCCAAGGAACACCTTTAACGTATTATTTTGCTAAACGGTTGAAAAACAAACCGAATCCAATGGTTTTACTTTTAAATGAATTGCAGTATGATGCAGCTATAATAGGAAACCACGAATTTAATTATGGAAAAGCGATTATTAATCAAGCTATTAGTCAGTCCAATTTTCCATGGCTTTCTGCGAATATCGTGCACCATCGGACGAAAGAAACGTACTTTGGTACACCATATATTGTTAAAGAATTTCCGTCAGGTATTAAAGTTGCGGTATTAGGAGTGACAACAAAGCTTATTCCCCAATGGGAGCGCACAGAACATATCGAATCGTTAGCGTTTGAAGATGCAGTGGAGTCAACGAAAAGATGGGTGCAATATATCCATGAAATTGAACAACCTGATCTCATGGTAGTGGCCTATCATGGCGGGTTTGAACGTGATATTCATACTGGGGAACGATTGGAACGAGATACGGGGGAAAATCAAGCGTACGCCATGTGTCAATCAGTTGATGGGATTGATGTTTTATTAACGGGGCATCAGCATCGAGAACTTGTTGGAGAAGTCAATGGTGTAACGGTCATTCAAGCAGGATCGAACGGTCGTTTACTTGGAGAAGTATCTGTTACATTTAATAAAATTCATCACGAATGGCACATTCACCAAAAATCAGCGAATATTTATTCAGTTAAACACGTAAAAGAGGACCAGCAATGCTTGCAATTAATAAAATATTATCAAGAGGAAACAAATCGTTGGTTAAACGAATCGATTGGAAAAGTGATAGGGGATATGCGAATATCTAATCCATTCGATGTACGATTGAAAGAACACCCATACATTGAGTTCATTAATAAAGTTCAAATGGAAGCAACAGGGGTAAATATTTCGTGCACAGCTTTATTTACAGAAAAAGGAAAAGGGTTACCAGCGAATGTCAAAGTGAATGATATCATCTCTAATTATATTTATCCGAACACATTAGTCGTTCTACGAGTGACTGGGAAAGATATAAAAGAAGCATTAGAGAAGTCAGCATCATATTTCGTGTTAAATGAAGATGGAAGCATTGAGGTAAGTAGACACTTTTCTTACCCAAAACCACAACATTATTATTACGATATGTGGGAAGGGATTGAGTATGTGATCAATATTTCACGTCCGATTGGGGAGCGGATTGAGTCGTTGACGATCAATGGAGCACCGTTGCAAATGGACAAGGAATATGATGTTGTAATGAATAATTATCGGGCGAGTGGTGGTGGAAATTATCATATGTTCGAAGGAAAAGAGCGCATCAAAGAAGTGCAACTCGATGTAACCGAGCTTCTCATCGAATACTTTATGGAACATAAAGAAGTAGAGGCGACCGTTAACAACAATTGGAAAGTCGTGTGGTGA
- a CDS encoding 2-hydroxy-3-keto-5-methylthiopentenyl-1-phosphate phosphatase: MSSIAIFCDFDGTITEQDNIISLMEQFAPSSWESLKNAVLSEQMSIQEGVGKMFSLLPTSLKEDIVQYLLEKATIREGFAEFVRFTNKRDIPFYVVSGGIDFFVNPLLSPYKGITNIYCNRGNFTGDTIRIEWPYPCDDDCLGGCGCCKPSLIRSISQNSTYRVVIGDSITDWKAAQLADFVLARGLLLEKCREHELPHAPFENFFDCIYVIEQLLEVNI; the protein is encoded by the coding sequence ATGAGTTCTATAGCTATATTCTGTGATTTTGATGGAACGATTACTGAACAGGACAACATAATCTCCCTCATGGAACAATTTGCCCCTTCTTCTTGGGAATCGTTAAAAAACGCGGTGCTATCCGAACAAATGTCCATACAAGAAGGAGTTGGAAAAATGTTTTCCCTTCTTCCGACGTCACTAAAAGAGGACATTGTTCAATATTTGTTAGAAAAAGCTACGATTCGTGAAGGGTTTGCTGAATTTGTTCGCTTTACCAACAAACGTGATATTCCCTTCTATGTTGTAAGCGGAGGTATCGACTTTTTCGTGAATCCGTTACTGTCCCCTTATAAAGGGATTACCAACATTTATTGCAATCGAGGAAATTTTACTGGAGATACGATTCGAATTGAGTGGCCGTATCCATGTGATGACGATTGTTTAGGTGGGTGCGGTTGTTGTAAACCGTCCCTTATTCGTTCCATTAGTCAAAATTCAACCTACAGAGTAGTTATTGGCGATTCCATAACCGATTGGAAAGCTGCCCAATTAGCCGATTTTGTTTTAGCGAGAGGATTATTGTTAGAAAAATGTAGAGAGCATGAGCTTCCTCATGCCCCGTTTGAAAATTTCTTTGATTGTATTTATGTTATTGAACAGTTGTTGGAGGTGAACATATGA